The Anopheles merus strain MAF chromosome 2L, AmerM5.1, whole genome shotgun sequence genome has a segment encoding these proteins:
- the LOC121591692 gene encoding tyrosine-protein kinase Src64B, whose protein sequence is MGNKCCSKRQDQELALAYPGGYKKGDSSFNSNLSGGPKHNNGGSIDSRYTPDPNRGQLIKHPKGGVDIIRPRTTPLLPGHNTRRIVVALYNYNAREETDVSFVKGDRMEVLDDTESDWWRVVHLKTRQEGLIPWNFVAEDRSVNSEDWFFENVSRKEADKLLLANENPRGTFLVRPSEHNPNGFSLSVKDWEESRGYHVKHYKIKPLDNGGYYIATNQTFPSLPALVMAYSKNALGLCHVLSSPCPKPQPQVWDLGPELRDKWEINRNEIQLIRKLGHGNFGEVYYGKWRNNIEVAVKTLREGTMSTQAFLQEAAIMKKFRHSRLVALYAVCSKEEPIYIVQEYMSKGSLLDFLRTGDGQFLQFEDLIYIAAQVASGMEYLELKQLIHRDLAARNVLIGENNVAKICDFGLARVIADDEYCPKQGSRFPVKWTAPEAIVYGKFSIKSDVWSYGILLMELFTYGQVPYPGMHSREVIEQIERGYRMPKPTAHHLPDDIYSLMLKCWDAIPDKRPTFEFLNHYFQNFTITSEVPYREVQD, encoded by the exons ATGGGCAATAAATGTTGCAGCAAGCGTCAGGACCAGGAACTAGCGCTTGCCTATCCCGGCGGCTATAAGAAGGGCGACAGCAGCTTCAACTCGAACCTGTCCGGCGGTCCGAAGCACAACAATGGCGGCTCGATCGATTCGCGGTACACGCCCGACCCGAACCGGGGCCAGCTCATAAAGCATCCGAAGGGTGGTGTGGACATCATACGGCCCCGGACGACACCAC TTCTGCCCGGTCATAACACACGAAGGATAGTGGTCGCACTCTACAACTACAATGCCCGCGAGGAAACGGACGTCAGCTTCGTCAAGGGCGACCGGATGGAGGTGCTGGACGATACAGAATCCGACTGGTGGCGCGTCGTGCATCTGAAAACGCGCCAGGAAGGGCTCATCCCGTGGAACTTCGTCGCCGAGGATCGCAGCGTTAACAGTGAAGA CTGGTTCTTTGAAAATGTCTCACGGAAAGAGGCCGacaagctgctgctggcgaACGAGAACCCGCGCGGCACCTTCCTGGTCCGTCCGTCCGAGCACAACCCGAACGGGTTCTCGCTCTCCGTGAAAGACTGGGAGGAAAGCCGCGGCTACCACGTGAAGCACTACAAGATCAAACCACTGGACAATGGAGGCTACTACATTGCAACGAATCAAACGTTCCCGTCGCTCCCGGCCCTCGTGATGGCATATTCAA AGAATGCCCTCGGCCTGTGTCACGTGCTGTCCAGTCCCTGTCCCAAGCCGCAGCCACAGGTGTGGGACCTCGGGCCGGAACTGCGCGACAAGTGGGAAATCAACCGGAACGAGATCCAGCTAATTCGCAAGCTCGGCCACGGCAACTTCGGCGAGGTGTACTACGGCAAGTGGCGGAACAACATCGAGGTGGCGGTGAAAACGCTGCGCGAGGGCACCATGTCGACGCAGGCCTTCCTGCAGGAGGCGGCCATCATGAAGAAGTTCCGCCACAGCCGGCTGGTGGCGCTGTACGCCGTCTGCTCCAAGGAGGAACCGATCTACATCGTGCAGGAGTACATGTCGAAGGGCAGCCTGCTCGACTTCCTGCGCACCGGCGACGGCCAGTTCCTGCAGTTCGAGGATCTGATCTACATCGCGGCGCAGGTCGCGTCCGGCATGGAGTACCTCGAGCTGAAGCAGCTGATCCATCGCGATCTGGCCGCCCGGAACGTGCTGATCGGCGAGAACAACGTGGCAAAGATCTGTGATTTCGGGCTGGCGCGCGTGATAGCGGACGACGAGTACTGCCCGAAGCAGGGCTCCCGCTTCCCGGTCAAGTGGACCGCACCGGAGGCGATCGTGTACGGCAAGTTCTCGATCAAGTCGGACGTCTGGTCGTACGGCATCCTGCTGATGGAGCTGTTCACGTACGGGCAGGTGCCGTACCCGGGCATGCACAGCCGGGAGGTGATCGAGCAGATCGAGCGCGGCTACCGGATGCCGAAGCCGACCGCCCACCACCTGCCGGACGACATCTACAGCCTGATGCTCAAGTGCTGGGACGCGATACCGGACAAGCGGCCCACGTTCGAGTTTCTGAACCACTATTTCCAGAACTTTACCATCACCTCGGAGGTGCCGTACCGAGAGGTGCAGGATTAA
- the LOC121591693 gene encoding adenosine 3'-phospho 5'-phosphosulfate transporter 2 translates to MAGAKSEVIYLGDKDLNRNRHRDRDQSPEREIKILFFDLTHYNRTTQFLLCCGGVFALYLVYGYMQELIFTLEGFRPYGWYLTLVQFAYYTAFGYIERSVERTTVPRCIPLRTYALLAFLTLGTMGLSNSSVGYLNYPTQVIFKCCKLIPVLIGSVLIQGKKHGPMDFFAATAMCLGLILFTLADSQVQPDFNRFGVFLISLALLCDAAIGNVQEKAMREHRAPNNEVVIYSYGIGFVYLAVIMLLSGHLVQGVAFCARYPVQTYGYAFLFSLTGYLGIQIVLTLVRTCGAPLAATVTTARKAVTIALSFVFFSKPFTIQYLWSGLIVVFGIYLNVYSKRSKLTFADLGRMASTMYRRVLRLPPAKDGGSRTSLLEV, encoded by the exons ATGGCCGGCGCCAAGAGTGAGGTGATCTATCTCGGCGACAAGGACCTGAACCGGAACCGCCACCGGGACCGGGACCAGTCGCCGGAGCGCGAGATCAAGATACTGTTCTTCGACCTCACGCACTACAACCGGACGACCCAGTTCCTGCTGTGCTGTGGCGGCGTGTTCGCCCTCTACCTGGTGTACGGGTACATGCAGGAGCTGATCTTTACGCTGGAAGGATTCCGCCCGTACGGCTGGTACCTGACGCTGGTCCAGTTCGCCTACTACACCGCGTTCGGGTACATCGAACGATCGGTGGAGCGCACGACCGTTCCGCGGTGCATTCCGCTGCGCACGTACGCGCTGCTAGCGTTCCTCACCCTCGGCACGATGGGTCTGTCCAACTCGAGCGTCGGCTATCTGAACTACCCGACGCAGGTCATCTTCAAGTGCTGCAAGCTGATCCCGGTGCTGATCGGGAGCGTGCTGATACAGGGCAAGAAGCACGGCCCGATGGACTTTTTCGCCGCGACGGCCATGTGCCTCGGGTTGATCCTGTTTACGCTGGCCGATTCGCAGGTGCAGCCCGATTTCAACCGGTTCGGTGTGTTCCTCATCTCGCTGGCGCTGCTGTGCGATGCGGCGATCGGGAACGTGCAGGAAAAGGCGATGCGGGAGCATCGGGCACCGAACAATGAGGTGGTGATCTACTCGTACGGCATTGGGTTCGTGTATCTGGCGGTGATAATGCTGCTGTCGGGCCATTTGGTGCAGGGCGTTGCGTTTTGTGCCCGCTACCCGGTGCAAACGTACGGGTACGCGTTTCTGTTCAGCCTGACCGGGTACCTGGGGATACAGATCGTGCTGACGCTGGTGCGGACGTGCGGTGCCCCGCTGGCGGCCACGGTTACGACGGCACGGAAGGCGGTCACGATAGCGCTGTCGTTTGTGTTCTTCAGCAAACCGTTCACCATCCA GTATCTCTGGTCCGGGCTGATCGTCGTGTTTGGCATCTACCTGAACGTGTACAGCAAGCGCAGCAAGCTTACGTTTGCCGATTTGGGCCGCATGGCCAGCACGATGTACCGGCGGGTGTTGCGATTGCCACCGGCGAAGGATGGCGGCAGCAGAACGTCCCTGCTGGAAGTGTGA